One Pseudomonas tolaasii NCPPB 2192 genomic window carries:
- a CDS encoding aminotransferase class V-fold PLP-dependent enzyme has product MSPLEVQHLRDETPGCQSGIVHFNHAGASLPSQATLAAITDQMQREARDGPMEAGEHGAVLVEKARRAAGQLLNAPTSSIAFASSGSTAWSMAFQALGAWQPGDRILVGRHEWGGNLASMDLAVKAGARVEVIPCDTSGAVCPQALESMIDARVKLIDLTWLPANGGLINPAQAIGEVAKRHGVPYFIDAGQAVGQLPVDVQTLQCDVLKSAGRKHLRGPRGTAVMYVRPDFLPHLNPAQRDVFSAPWTASGFDLRDDARRFETSEVSYALLAGLGNALQEANRLGVERTWERVLQLSQRIREALCEIPGVSLHDLGTAQSGLIAFNLAGWDAFELKRRLGLKRINIGANGVAYTPLDMQARGLANIARISVSPLNNEQDTELLMGALRELRD; this is encoded by the coding sequence GTGAGCCCGCTCGAAGTCCAGCACCTGCGCGACGAAACACCCGGCTGCCAGTCGGGCATCGTGCACTTCAACCACGCCGGCGCTTCGCTGCCCAGCCAGGCCACCCTGGCTGCAATCACCGACCAGATGCAACGCGAAGCCCGCGACGGCCCGATGGAAGCGGGTGAACACGGTGCCGTGCTGGTGGAAAAGGCGCGTCGCGCAGCCGGGCAATTGCTCAATGCGCCCACCTCCTCGATTGCCTTTGCCAGCAGCGGCTCGACGGCCTGGAGCATGGCGTTTCAGGCGCTGGGCGCCTGGCAGCCGGGTGATCGCATTCTGGTAGGCCGCCACGAATGGGGCGGCAATCTGGCCAGCATGGACCTGGCGGTAAAGGCTGGCGCGCGGGTGGAGGTCATTCCCTGCGACACCTCCGGCGCCGTGTGCCCGCAGGCGCTGGAGTCGATGATCGATGCCCGCGTGAAGCTGATCGACCTCACCTGGCTCCCGGCCAACGGCGGCCTGATCAACCCGGCCCAGGCCATCGGCGAAGTGGCCAAGCGTCACGGCGTTCCTTACTTCATCGATGCCGGCCAGGCCGTCGGCCAGTTGCCGGTGGATGTGCAGACGCTGCAATGCGACGTGCTCAAGTCAGCCGGGCGCAAACACCTGCGCGGGCCACGCGGCACGGCGGTTATGTATGTGCGACCAGACTTTTTGCCGCATTTGAACCCCGCCCAGCGCGACGTGTTTTCGGCGCCCTGGACCGCCAGCGGCTTTGACCTGCGAGACGACGCCCGGCGCTTTGAAACCAGCGAAGTGTCTTATGCGTTGTTGGCCGGTTTGGGCAATGCGTTACAGGAGGCCAACCGATTGGGGGTGGAGCGGACGTGGGAACGTGTCTTACAGCTCAGCCAACGAATCCGCGAAGCGTTGTGTGAGATTCCAGGCGTTTCGCTGCACGATCTGGGTACGGCTCAGTCGGGGTTGATCGCCTTCAACCTCGCTGGCTGGGACGCTTTCGAACTCAAGCGACGCCTGGGGTTGAAACGCATCAATATCGGCGCCAATGGCGTGGCGTATACACCACTGGATATGCAGGCGCGGGGGTTGGCCAACATTGCGCGAATTTCCGTCAGCCCGCTCAACAACGAACAGGATACCGAGCTGCTGATGGGGGCCCTGCGGGAACTGCGCGATTAA
- a CDS encoding RidA family protein produces the protein MSDSLRQRVQALGLTLPTPSQPAANYINHVISGNQLFVSGQIPLVDGKPAYLGRLGESLSDEEGVQAAQLAALGLLGQLSDAVGDDLSRLVRILRLGVFIASSGDFKQQSAVANGASNLVVNALGDKGRHVRTAVGVSSLPAGVAVEVDAIFELQP, from the coding sequence ATGAGCGACTCCCTGCGCCAACGCGTGCAAGCCCTCGGCCTGACGCTGCCGACGCCCAGCCAGCCGGCGGCCAATTACATCAACCATGTCATCAGCGGCAACCAGTTGTTCGTCTCGGGGCAAATCCCGCTGGTCGACGGCAAGCCTGCTTATTTAGGGCGACTGGGCGAATCCCTCAGCGATGAGGAAGGCGTACAGGCGGCACAACTGGCCGCGCTCGGCCTGCTCGGGCAATTGAGCGATGCCGTGGGTGATGACCTGTCGCGCCTTGTACGCATTCTGCGTTTGGGCGTGTTCATCGCCAGCAGCGGCGACTTCAAGCAGCAAAGTGCTGTGGCCAATGGCGCGTCGAACCTGGTGGTCAACGCCCTCGGCGACAAGGGCCGGCATGTGCGCACCGCCGTGGGTGTGTCCAGCCTGCCCGCGGGCGTTGCGGTGGAGGTTGACGCGATTTTCGAGTTACAGCCGTGA
- a CDS encoding LysR substrate-binding domain-containing protein gives MALHNDLPPLLALRAFEAVARHLSFIKAANELSVTQSALSHQVHKLEEYLGKPLFIRRTRAIDLTTEGQHYYDEIRPALDAIAAATRAQKTVPTTTVLRVGLLASFATLWLAPRLAGFLNRYPHIQVELLPAIQLANVAAAEVDLAIRYGKGDWPDVQTTRLMDEVISPVCSPAFKASQLPDGPLLMATSHRPFEWTDWSAHYQVDLASHPRVMLHDYNIVVEAAVAGQGIAMGRHRLIERKLQDGSLVEAFNWPPYRSDIGYWLIAPQGPASEAATCFSEWLKDACADA, from the coding sequence GTGGCACTGCACAACGACCTTCCCCCGCTGCTGGCCCTCCGCGCCTTTGAAGCCGTGGCGCGGCACTTGAGTTTTATCAAGGCAGCGAACGAATTGTCGGTGACCCAAAGCGCCTTGAGCCACCAGGTACACAAACTCGAAGAGTACTTGGGCAAACCACTGTTTATCCGACGCACCCGTGCGATTGATCTGACCACCGAAGGCCAGCATTACTACGACGAAATCCGCCCCGCCCTCGACGCCATCGCCGCCGCCACCCGCGCCCAAAAAACAGTACCTACCACCACGGTGCTGCGCGTCGGGCTGCTCGCCTCGTTTGCCACGCTGTGGCTCGCGCCGCGACTGGCCGGGTTTCTCAACCGCTACCCGCATATCCAGGTGGAACTGCTGCCGGCCATTCAACTGGCCAATGTGGCTGCCGCCGAAGTTGACCTGGCGATTCGCTACGGCAAGGGCGACTGGCCTGACGTCCAAACCACGCGCCTGATGGATGAAGTCATTTCCCCCGTGTGCAGCCCGGCCTTCAAAGCCAGCCAACTGCCTGACGGCCCACTGTTGATGGCCACCTCGCATCGCCCATTCGAGTGGACGGACTGGTCTGCGCACTATCAGGTCGACCTCGCCAGCCACCCGCGCGTCATGCTGCACGACTACAACATCGTGGTCGAAGCCGCCGTAGCAGGCCAGGGTATCGCCATGGGTCGCCACCGCCTGATCGAGCGCAAGCTTCAGGACGGCAGCCTGGTGGAAGCTTTCAACTGGCCGCCCTACCGCAGCGACATCGGCTACTGGCTCATCGCTCCGCAAGGCCCCGCCAGCGAAGCCGCCACCTGTTTCAGCGAATGGCTGAAGGACGCCTGCGCAGACGCGTGA
- the ccoM gene encoding cytochrome c oxidase subunit CcoM: MFFDNVVIAGVLTVSLMVVFFAGFGIFIWKDANKRKEP; the protein is encoded by the coding sequence ATGTTTTTCGATAACGTGGTAATTGCCGGAGTGCTGACGGTCAGCCTCATGGTGGTGTTTTTTGCAGGGTTTGGAATTTTTATCTGGAAGGACGCTAACAAGCGTAAAGAACCGTAA
- a CDS encoding inorganic phosphate transporter: MIDLFSGLDAWVLVSLLLALAFVLAFEFINGFHDTANAVATVIYTKAMPPHLAVFFSGVFNFLGVLLGGVGVAYAIVHLLPVELLINVNTGHGLAMVFSLLAAAITWNLGTWYFGIPASSSHTLIGSILGVGLANALINDIPLADGVNWQKAIDIGASLVFSPMAGFLVAALVLIGLKWWRPLSKMHKTPDQRRKLDDKKHPPFWNRLVLVISAMAVSFVHGSNDGQKGIGLIMLVLIGIVPAQFVLDLGSTTYQIERTRDATVHLSQFYQRNNATLGEFLALGKSVKDDLPGKFQCNPQQTEPTISALMETLKGVSDYHSLTAEHRIEVRRYLLCLDDTAKKVGKLPGLDAREKSDLDKLRKDLTATTEYAPFWVILAVALALGLGTMVGWKRVVLTIGEKIGKQGMTYAQGMSAQITTASMIGLANIFSLPVSTTHVLSSGVAGTMVANKSGLQGGTVKTILMAWVLTLPATVGLSAGLFWLASKALGS; this comes from the coding sequence ATGATCGATTTATTCAGCGGACTGGATGCTTGGGTTCTAGTGAGCCTGTTGCTCGCCCTGGCCTTTGTCCTCGCCTTCGAGTTCATCAATGGCTTTCATGACACCGCTAACGCGGTGGCCACAGTCATCTATACCAAAGCCATGCCGCCGCACCTGGCCGTGTTCTTCTCCGGGGTGTTCAACTTCCTCGGCGTGTTGCTCGGTGGTGTCGGTGTCGCCTACGCCATCGTGCACCTGCTGCCGGTGGAGTTGCTGATCAATGTGAACACCGGCCATGGTTTGGCAATGGTCTTCTCCTTGTTGGCCGCGGCAATCACCTGGAACCTGGGCACCTGGTACTTCGGTATCCCCGCCTCCAGTTCCCACACTCTGATCGGTTCGATCCTCGGTGTCGGCCTGGCCAATGCCCTGATCAACGACATTCCCCTGGCTGACGGCGTGAACTGGCAGAAGGCGATCGATATCGGCGCCTCCCTGGTGTTCTCGCCGATGGCCGGCTTTCTGGTCGCAGCCCTGGTGCTGATCGGCCTGAAATGGTGGCGTCCGCTGTCGAAGATGCACAAGACCCCGGACCAGCGCCGCAAGCTCGACGACAAGAAACATCCGCCGTTCTGGAACCGTCTGGTCCTGGTGATCTCGGCCATGGCCGTGAGCTTCGTGCACGGCTCCAACGACGGCCAGAAAGGTATCGGCCTGATCATGCTCGTGCTGATCGGTATCGTGCCGGCGCAGTTCGTACTCGACCTGGGCAGCACCACCTACCAGATCGAACGCACCCGCGATGCCACCGTGCATTTGAGCCAGTTCTACCAGCGCAACAACGCTACCCTCGGCGAGTTCCTGGCACTGGGCAAGAGCGTGAAGGACGACCTGCCGGGCAAGTTCCAGTGCAACCCGCAACAGACCGAACCGACCATCAGCGCTTTGATGGAAACGCTCAAAGGCGTGTCCGACTACCATTCGCTGACCGCCGAGCACCGCATTGAAGTACGTCGCTACCTGCTCTGCCTGGACGACACCGCGAAAAAAGTCGGCAAGCTGCCGGGCCTGGATGCGCGTGAGAAGTCCGACCTGGACAAACTGCGCAAAGACCTGACCGCCACCACCGAATACGCACCGTTCTGGGTGATCCTCGCGGTCGCACTCGCCCTGGGCCTGGGCACCATGGTGGGCTGGAAGCGCGTGGTTCTGACCATTGGCGAGAAGATCGGCAAGCAAGGCATGACCTACGCCCAGGGCATGTCGGCGCAGATCACCACGGCGAGCATGATTGGCCTGGCCAACATCTTCAGCCTGCCGGTGTCCACCACTCACGTGTTGTCTTCGGGTGTGGCCGGGACCATGGTTGCCAACAAGAGCGGCCTGCAAGGCGGCACCGTCAAGACCATTCTGATGGCCTGGGTATTGACCCTGCCGGCGACCGTGGGCCTCTCGGCCGGTTTGTTCTGGCTGGCTTCCAAGGCATTGGGCAGCTGA
- the pcaR gene encoding pca regulon transcriptional regulator PcaR yields MNDQLRNSFASVAPPIVASPAKRIQAFTGDPDFMTSLARGLAVVQAFQERKRHLTIAQISHRTEIPRAAVRRCLHTLIKLGYATTDGRTYSLLPKVLTLGHAYLSSTPLAVSAQPYLDRMSEQLHEACNMATLEGDDILYIARSATTQRLISVDLSVGGRLPAYCTSMGRILLAALDDASLKDYLDHADLQTKTSRTLTTPESLLECLQQVRQQGWCIVDQELEQGLRSIAVPVYDASGQVLAALNVSTHAGRVSRSELEQRFLPSMLSASRDLSAQLFA; encoded by the coding sequence ATGAACGATCAATTGCGCAACTCCTTCGCGTCGGTGGCGCCGCCGATCGTGGCCTCACCCGCCAAGCGCATCCAGGCGTTCACCGGTGATCCGGATTTCATGACGTCCCTGGCCCGTGGCCTGGCTGTGGTGCAGGCGTTTCAGGAGCGCAAGCGTCACCTGACGATCGCCCAGATCAGCCACCGCACCGAAATTCCCCGCGCCGCCGTCAGACGTTGCCTGCATACCCTGATCAAACTCGGCTACGCCACCACCGACGGACGTACCTACTCGCTGTTGCCCAAAGTGCTGACCCTGGGCCACGCCTATTTGTCCTCCACGCCCCTGGCGGTGTCGGCCCAGCCTTATCTGGACCGCATGAGCGAGCAGCTCCACGAAGCCTGCAACATGGCGACCCTGGAGGGCGACGACATTCTTTACATTGCCCGTTCCGCCACCACCCAGCGCCTGATCTCGGTGGATTTGTCAGTGGGCGGCCGATTGCCGGCGTACTGCACATCCATGGGGCGCATCCTTCTCGCCGCGCTGGATGACGCGTCGCTCAAGGACTACCTCGACCACGCCGACCTGCAAACCAAGACCAGCCGAACCCTGACCACACCCGAGTCGCTGCTTGAGTGCCTGCAACAGGTTCGTCAGCAAGGCTGGTGCATCGTTGATCAGGAGCTTGAACAAGGCCTGCGTTCCATCGCCGTACCGGTGTATGACGCCTCCGGCCAGGTGCTGGCGGCCCTCAACGTCAGCACCCATGCCGGGCGGGTCAGCCGCAGTGAACTGGAGCAGCGTTTCCTGCCGAGCATGCTCAGTGCCAGCCGCGACCTGAGTGCGCAGTTGTTCGCCTAA
- a CDS encoding MFS transporter, whose protein sequence is MNQPSVGTPLDVQSFINTQPLSRYQWRVVILCFLIVFLDGLDTAAMGFIAPALSQDWGIDRASLGPVMSAALIGMVFGALGSGPLADRFGRKVVLVSAVLVFGAFSLASAYSTNVDQLLVLRFLTGLGLGAGMPNATTLLSEYTPERHKSLLVTSMFCGFNLGMAGGGFISAKLIPAFGWHALLMIGGILPLILAVVLVLWLPESARYLVVRNRGADKVRKTLSPIEPNIVAQASSFSVPEQKTVKARNVFAVIFSGTYSAGTLLLWLTYFMGLVIVYLLTSWLPTLMRDSGASMEQAAFIGALFQFGGVLSAVGVGWAMDRFNPHKVIGTFYLLAGIFAYAVGQSLGNITLLATLVLIAGMCVNGAQSAMPSLAARFYPTQGRATGVSWMLGIGRFGAILGAWMGATLLGLGWNFEQVLTALVIPAAVATAAVVIKGMVSHADAT, encoded by the coding sequence ATGAATCAGCCTTCTGTCGGTACCCCGCTGGACGTTCAGTCCTTCATCAACACTCAGCCACTGTCACGCTATCAGTGGCGCGTGGTGATCCTGTGTTTCCTGATTGTATTCCTCGATGGCCTCGACACCGCGGCCATGGGCTTCATCGCCCCCGCGCTGTCCCAGGATTGGGGCATTGACCGCGCGAGCCTCGGCCCGGTGATGAGCGCCGCGTTGATCGGCATGGTGTTCGGCGCCCTGGGCTCCGGCCCGCTGGCCGACCGCTTTGGCCGTAAAGTCGTGCTGGTGAGTGCGGTGCTGGTGTTTGGCGCGTTCAGCCTGGCGTCGGCCTACAGCACCAACGTCGACCAGTTGCTGGTGCTGCGTTTTCTGACCGGGCTGGGTCTGGGCGCGGGAATGCCGAACGCCACCACGCTGCTCTCCGAGTACACCCCCGAGCGTCATAAATCACTGCTGGTGACCAGCATGTTCTGTGGCTTCAACCTCGGCATGGCGGGCGGCGGGTTTATCTCGGCCAAGTTGATCCCGGCTTTCGGCTGGCACGCACTGTTGATGATCGGCGGCATCTTGCCGTTGATCCTGGCGGTGGTGCTGGTGCTGTGGCTGCCGGAGTCGGCGCGTTACCTGGTGGTGCGCAACCGTGGTGCCGACAAGGTGCGCAAAACCCTGTCACCTATTGAGCCCAATATCGTCGCCCAGGCTTCCAGCTTCAGCGTGCCGGAGCAAAAAACCGTCAAGGCGCGCAACGTGTTTGCAGTGATCTTCTCCGGCACTTACAGCGCCGGCACCTTGTTGTTGTGGCTCACTTACTTCATGGGCCTGGTGATTGTTTACCTGCTCACCAGTTGGTTGCCGACCCTGATGCGCGATAGTGGCGCCAGCATGGAACAGGCTGCGTTTATCGGCGCGTTGTTCCAGTTTGGCGGCGTGCTGAGTGCCGTCGGCGTGGGCTGGGCGATGGACCGGTTTAACCCCCACAAAGTCATCGGCACGTTCTACCTGCTGGCCGGGATATTTGCCTACGCGGTCGGGCAGAGCCTGGGCAACATCACGCTGCTCGCGACGTTGGTGCTGATAGCCGGGATGTGCGTCAACGGCGCGCAGTCGGCGATGCCCTCCCTGGCCGCGCGTTTCTACCCGACCCAGGGCCGCGCCACCGGCGTGTCGTGGATGCTCGGGATTGGCCGCTTCGGCGCGATCCTCGGCGCCTGGATGGGCGCCACCTTGCTGGGCCTGGGCTGGAACTTCGAGCAGGTGCTCACGGCGCTGGTGATCCCGGCTGCCGTGGCCACCGCAGCCGTCGTCATCAAAGGCATGGTCAGCCACGCCGACGCCACCTGA
- a CDS encoding CoA transferase subunit A gives MAEILALRDAVKQFVNDGDTVALEGFTHLIPTAAGHEIIRQGKKDLTLVRMTPDLIYDQLIGAGCARKLIFSWGGNPGVGSLHRLRDAVEKQWPQPLEIEEHSHADLANAYVAGASGLPFAVLRAYAGSDLPKVNPLIKTVTCPFTGEVLAAVPSVRPDVTVIHAQKADRKGNVLLWGILGVQKEAALAAKRCIVTVEEMVDDLNAPMNACVLPTWALTAVCHVPGGAHPSYAHGYTERDNRFYQAWDPIARDRGTFTAWIDEYIHGTADFSEFQAKLATAQEAQ, from the coding sequence ATGGCTGAAATTCTTGCGCTGCGCGACGCGGTGAAGCAATTCGTGAACGACGGCGATACTGTCGCACTGGAAGGCTTCACCCACCTGATCCCTACGGCAGCGGGTCATGAAATCATTCGTCAGGGCAAGAAAGACCTGACGCTGGTGCGCATGACACCCGACCTGATCTACGACCAGTTGATCGGCGCCGGCTGTGCCCGCAAGTTGATTTTCTCCTGGGGCGGCAACCCGGGGGTGGGCTCCCTGCATCGCCTGCGTGATGCGGTCGAGAAACAATGGCCGCAGCCGCTGGAAATCGAAGAACACAGCCACGCCGACCTGGCCAATGCCTACGTCGCCGGCGCCTCGGGCCTGCCGTTCGCAGTGCTGCGTGCCTACGCCGGTTCCGACTTGCCGAAGGTCAACCCGCTGATCAAGACCGTGACCTGCCCGTTTACCGGTGAAGTGCTGGCGGCAGTGCCCTCGGTGCGCCCGGACGTCACGGTCATCCACGCGCAAAAGGCCGACCGCAAGGGCAACGTGTTGCTCTGGGGCATTCTCGGCGTGCAGAAGGAAGCGGCGCTGGCGGCCAAGCGTTGCATTGTCACGGTTGAAGAAATGGTCGATGACCTGAACGCGCCGATGAACGCCTGCGTATTGCCCACCTGGGCGCTCACTGCCGTGTGCCATGTGCCTGGCGGCGCGCACCCGTCCTACGCCCACGGTTACACCGAGCGCGACAACCGTTTCTATCAAGCGTGGGACCCGATCGCCCGCGACCGTGGGACGTTTACCGCCTGGATCGACGAATACATCCACGGCACCGCCGACTTCAGTGAATTCCAGGCCAAACTGGCCACCGCGCAGGAGGCCCAGTAA
- a CDS encoding CoA-transferase subunit beta encodes MAYSTNEMMTVAAARRLKNGSVCFVGIGLPSKAANLARLTSSPDVVLIYESGPIGAKPSVLPLSIGDGELAETADTVVPTGEIFRYWLQGGRIDVGFLGAAQVDRFGNINTTVVGDYHQPKVRLPGAGGAPEIAGSAKSVLIILKQSARSFVDKLDFITSVGHGEGGDSRKRLGLPGAGPVGIITDLCIMEPEEGSHEFVVTALHPGVTREQVIAATGWAIRFAEQVTTTAEPTEVELTALRDLEARTAAAHGQAPGEA; translated from the coding sequence ATGGCTTACTCGACCAACGAAATGATGACGGTGGCCGCCGCGCGCCGCCTCAAGAACGGTTCCGTGTGCTTTGTCGGCATCGGCTTGCCATCCAAAGCCGCCAACCTGGCGCGCCTGACCTCATCCCCCGACGTGGTGCTGATTTACGAATCCGGCCCGATTGGCGCCAAACCATCGGTTTTGCCGCTGTCGATTGGTGATGGCGAACTGGCGGAAACGGCCGACACCGTGGTGCCCACCGGCGAAATCTTTCGCTACTGGCTGCAAGGCGGTCGCATTGACGTCGGTTTTCTCGGGGCCGCCCAAGTCGACCGTTTCGGCAACATCAACACTACGGTGGTCGGCGATTATCATCAGCCCAAAGTGCGCCTGCCAGGTGCCGGTGGCGCGCCGGAAATTGCGGGCTCGGCCAAGAGCGTGCTGATCATCCTCAAGCAGTCGGCGCGTTCGTTTGTCGACAAGCTGGATTTCATCACCTCGGTGGGCCACGGCGAAGGTGGCGATTCACGCAAACGTCTCGGCCTGCCAGGCGCAGGGCCCGTAGGCATCATTACCGACCTGTGCATCATGGAGCCGGAAGAGGGCAGCCATGAATTTGTGGTCACCGCGCTGCACCCCGGCGTGACCCGCGAGCAAGTGATCGCCGCCACCGGTTGGGCGATTCGCTTTGCCGAGCAGGTCACCACCACCGCCGAACCCACCGAAGTCGAATTGACCGCCCTGCGTGATCTTGAAGCACGCACCGCGGCCGCCCACGGCCAAGCCCCCGGAGAAGCCTGA
- the pcaF gene encoding 3-oxoadipyl-CoA thiolase — MMRDVFICDAIRTPIGRFGGGLSTVRADDLAALPIKALIERNPSVDWSAVDEVFLGCANQAGEDNRNVARMALLLAGLPESIPGVTLNRLCASGMDAIGTAFRAIASGEMELAIAGGVESMSRAPFVMGKADAAFSRNMKLEDTTIGWRFINPLMKAQYGVDAMPQTADNVADDYQVSRADQDAFALRSQQRTAAAQAAGFFAEEIVPVRVAHKKGETVVEHDEHPRDTTLDVLAKLKPVNGPDKTVTAGNASGVNDGAAALILASAEAVKKHGLTPRARVLGMASAGVAPRVMGIGPVPAVRKLVERLGLAVTDFDVIELNEAFASQGLAVLRELGIADDAPQVNPNGGAIALGHPLGMSGARLVLTALHQLEKTGGRKGLATMCVGVGQGLALAIERV; from the coding sequence CTGATGCGTGACGTCTTTATCTGTGATGCCATTCGCACCCCCATCGGCCGTTTCGGCGGCGGCTTGTCCACGGTACGTGCCGATGACCTGGCGGCGCTGCCGATCAAGGCGCTGATCGAGCGCAACCCGTCGGTGGACTGGAGCGCGGTCGATGAAGTGTTTCTCGGCTGTGCCAACCAGGCGGGGGAAGACAACCGCAACGTCGCACGTATGGCGTTGTTGCTCGCAGGCCTGCCGGAAAGCATTCCGGGCGTGACCCTCAACCGTCTGTGCGCCTCGGGCATGGACGCCATCGGCACGGCGTTTCGCGCCATCGCCAGTGGCGAAATGGAGCTGGCGATTGCCGGTGGCGTGGAGTCGATGTCCCGCGCGCCCTTCGTGATGGGCAAGGCCGACGCGGCGTTCTCGCGAAACATGAAGCTGGAAGACACCACCATCGGCTGGCGCTTTATCAACCCGCTGATGAAGGCGCAGTACGGTGTGGACGCGATGCCGCAGACCGCCGACAACGTGGCCGATGATTACCAGGTGTCCCGCGCCGACCAGGACGCTTTTGCCCTGCGCAGTCAGCAACGCACGGCTGCCGCGCAGGCCGCAGGTTTCTTCGCCGAAGAAATCGTACCGGTGCGGGTCGCCCATAAAAAAGGCGAAACCGTGGTCGAGCACGATGAGCATCCACGGGACACTACGCTGGACGTCCTGGCCAAACTCAAACCGGTCAACGGCCCGGACAAGACCGTCACCGCCGGCAATGCCTCGGGCGTGAATGACGGCGCCGCCGCGCTGATCCTGGCATCCGCCGAAGCCGTGAAAAAACACGGGCTCACACCTCGCGCCCGGGTTCTGGGCATGGCCAGCGCCGGCGTCGCGCCGCGTGTGATGGGCATCGGTCCGGTGCCGGCCGTACGCAAGCTGGTGGAACGCCTGGGCCTGGCCGTGACCGATTTTGACGTGATCGAACTTAATGAAGCTTTTGCCAGCCAGGGCCTGGCGGTGCTGCGTGAACTGGGGATCGCCGACGACGCGCCGCAGGTCAACCCGAACGGTGGCGCCATCGCCCTCGGCCACCCGCTGGGCATGAGCGGTGCGCGGCTGGTACTCACGGCGTTGCATCAACTGGAAAAAACCGGCGGCCGCAAAGGCCTGGCGACCATGTGTGTGGGCGTCGGCCAAGGCTTGGCCCTGGCGATTGAACGCGTTTAA
- the pcaH gene encoding protocatechuate 3,4-dioxygenase subunit beta yields MSDKPGYRRPQAGTQPDYLHPAYQSTNLRSPSQPLVFLPHSLSEITGPTIGAERVNEKDNDLTAQHEGEPQGERIIIHGRVLDENGLPVPGILVEIWQANAAGRYNHKRDLHDAPLDPNFTGTGRTVTDADGWYQFQTIKPGAYPWGNHHNAWRPAHIHFSLFGPSVLTRLVTQMYFPGDPLLEYDPIYNCVPDTSAKERLIARFDLEKTIPSYALGYRWDIVLRGRDATPMEK; encoded by the coding sequence ATGAGTGACAAGCCCGGTTACCGGCGCCCGCAAGCGGGTACTCAACCTGATTACCTGCACCCGGCCTACCAGTCGACGAACCTGCGTTCGCCGTCGCAGCCGTTGGTGTTTCTGCCCCATTCCCTGTCGGAAATCACCGGCCCGACCATCGGCGCCGAACGGGTCAACGAGAAGGACAATGACCTCACCGCCCAGCATGAAGGCGAGCCCCAGGGCGAACGCATCATCATTCACGGCCGCGTGCTCGACGAAAATGGCCTGCCGGTGCCGGGCATTCTGGTGGAGATCTGGCAGGCCAACGCCGCCGGGCGTTACAACCACAAGCGCGACCTGCACGACGCGCCGCTGGACCCGAACTTCACCGGCACCGGCCGCACCGTCACCGACGCCGATGGCTGGTACCAGTTCCAGACCATCAAGCCCGGCGCCTACCCGTGGGGCAACCACCATAACGCGTGGCGCCCGGCGCATATCCATTTTTCGCTGTTCGGCCCCAGCGTGCTGACGCGGCTGGTTACGCAGATGTACTTCCCCGGCGACCCGCTGCTCGAATACGACCCGATCTACAACTGCGTGCCGGACACCTCGGCCAAGGAACGTTTGATCGCGCGCTTCGACCTGGAAAAAACCATTCCTTCCTATGCCCTCGGCTACCGCTGGGACATCGTCCTGCGCGGCCGCGACGCCACGCCGATGGAGAAATGA
- the pcaG gene encoding protocatechuate 3,4-dioxygenase subunit alpha — protein MTLNATTSHTVGPYYHIGLTWLNREDLTVQATLGERVAISGQVVDGNGDVVNDAMLEVWQANAAGKYDHPEDEQDKAVDPNFEGFGRVPVDAEGRFRFTTIKPGAVPGLQGTTQAPHLVVLVFARGLVKHLLTRVYFEGEALNGDDPLLACVPAERRDTLIAKPDAQGVHQWNVILQGTDRETVFFDY, from the coding sequence ATGACACTCAACGCGACCACGTCCCACACCGTCGGGCCGTATTACCACATTGGCCTGACCTGGCTGAACCGCGAAGACCTGACCGTGCAGGCCACCCTCGGTGAGCGTGTGGCGATCAGCGGGCAGGTGGTGGATGGCAACGGTGATGTCGTCAACGACGCCATGCTTGAGGTCTGGCAGGCCAATGCCGCCGGCAAGTACGACCACCCGGAAGATGAGCAGGACAAGGCGGTGGACCCGAACTTCGAAGGTTTCGGCCGGGTACCGGTGGATGCCGAAGGGCGCTTTCGCTTCACCACCATCAAGCCGGGCGCCGTGCCGGGGTTGCAGGGCACGACCCAGGCGCCGCACCTGGTGGTGCTGGTGTTTGCCCGTGGTTTGGTAAAGCACTTGCTGACGCGGGTCTATTTTGAGGGCGAAGCGCTGAACGGGGACGACCCGCTTCTGGCCTGCGTGCCTGCCGAGCGGCGTGACACGTTGATTGCCAAACCGGATGCGCAAGGTGTGCATCAGTGGAATGTGATTTTGCAGGGCACGGACAGGGAAACGGTGTTCTTCGATTATTGA